A single genomic interval of Saccharomyces eubayanus strain FM1318 chromosome IV, whole genome shotgun sequence harbors:
- the PCL9 gene encoding Pcl9p — translation MSDYDALLQFNKRPVSQEMIQFLATSTASIIQIRQNSNPVHGCPPPELSLFIKKVVVQSNVQTPTLMATTVYLNKLKSIIPKNVYGIETTRHRIFLGCLILAAKTLNDSSPWNKHWTTYTEGLLKVREVNTIERELLEYFNWDVRITTSDLINSLAFFLVPIQEQLFRQQRQELLLFNAPSPGQLKEYINHRRPVSHSRSSSTMSVPSLASIMTVSTTDSRISAFAQLQPSLPLMELDNLNKENHGPFSGQGNMHKNIAVLSQQKTCPTHYINTALPNGQPTPHKPEVHQRLHFTRKGWSSFFKQ, via the coding sequence ATGTCCGACTACGATGCTCTTTTGCAATTCAACAAGAGACCTGTCTCGCAAGAAATGATCCAATTTTTAGCTACATCTACTGCCTCCATAATCCAAATCAGACAAAACAGTAATCCGGTGCATGGATGCCCACCACCGGAACTATCTctctttatcaaaaaagTAGTAGTTCAGTCCAACGTACAAACACCAACATTAATGGCCACTACAGTCTATCTaaacaaattgaagagTATAATACCCAAGAACGTGTACGGCATCGAGACCACAAGACACCGGATATTCTTGGGGTGCCTGATATTAGCAGCCAAGACTTTGAACGATTCCTCTCCCTGGAACAAACACTGGACCACATACACAGAGGGCTTGCTCAAAGTGCGCGAGGTAAACACTATTGAACGTGAACTCTTGGAATACTTCAACTGGGATGTAAGAATAACCACGTCTGATCTGATTAATTCTCTAGCGTTCTTCTTGGTCCCGATTCAGGAGCAATTATTTAGGCAACAAAGACAAGAACTACTATTGTTCAATGCCCCAAGTCCTGGTcaattgaaagaatacaTTAATCATAGAAGGCCGGTTTCGCATTCTagatcttcttctaccaTGTCAGTTCCATCGCTGGCATCTATAATGACAGTATCAACAACAGACTCGAGGATCTCCGCATTCGCACAGTTGCAACCGTCTTTACCATTGATGGAACTCGATAACCTTAATAAGGAAAACCATGGACCTTTCAGCGGTCAAGGCAATATGCATAAGAATATCGCTGTCTTGTCTCAACAAAAGACATGTCCAACGCATTATATCAATACAGCATTGCCGAATGGACAACCGACACCACATAAACCTGAGGTCCACCAAAGGCTTCATTTCACAAGGAAGGGCTGgtcatcatttttcaagcagTAG
- the DLD2 gene encoding D-lactate dehydrogenase, which yields MLRNILVRSAGNHLKYGCRYVKSSALLGRKTKVKYYSTKIQTRLTSENYPDVKRDPRFKKLTSDDLNYFKSILSEQEVLQGNELEDLSFYNEDWMRKYKGQSKLVLRPKTVEKVSLILNYCNDEKIAVVPQGGNTGLVGGSVPIFDELILSLANLNKIRHFDPVSGILKCDAGVILENANNHVMEQNYMFPLDLGAKGSCHVGGVVATNAGGLRLLRYGSLHGSVLGLEVVMPNGQIVNSMHSMRKDNTGYDLKQLFIGSEGTIGIITGVSVLTVPKPKAFNVSYLAVESFEDVQKVFVRARQELSEILSAFEFMDSKSQILAKSQLKDAAFPLEDEHPFYILIETSGSNKDHDDAKLESFLESVMEEGVVTDGVVAQDETELQNLWKWREMIPEASQANGGVYKYDVSLPLKDLYSLVDATNARLSEAGLVGDSPKPVVGAIGYGHVGDGNLHLNVAVREYNKEIEKALEPFVYEFVSSKHGSVSAEHGLGFQKKNYIGYSKSPEEIRMIKDLKAHYDPNAILNPYKYV from the coding sequence ATGCTGAGAAACATTTTGGTGAGAAGCGCTGGCAACCATCTGAAATACGGTTGCAGATATGTGAAATCATCAGCTCTCTTAGGGCGTAAGACAAAAGTCAAATACTATTCCACTAAGATACAAACAAGACTAACCAGCGAGAACTACCCAGACGTGAAAAGAGACCCGAGATTCAAGAAACTGACTTCTGATGATCTGAACTATTTCAAGTCCATTTTGTCAGAGCAGGAAGTATTACAAGGCAATGAGTTGGAGGACCTGTCATTCTATAATGAAGATTGGatgagaaaatataaaggTCAATCCAAGTTAGTTTTGAGGCCTAAAACCGTGGAAAAAGTCTCACTGATTTTGAATTATTgtaatgatgaaaaaattgctgtTGTACCACAAGGTGGTAACACCGGACTGGTAGGTGGGTCAGTACCCATTTTTGACGAGCTGATTCTGTCATTAGCCAACTTGAACAAAATAAGACATTTCGACCCTGTGTCAGGCATCTTAAAGTGTGATGCCGGTGTTATCTTGGAGAATGCTAATAATCACGTAATGGAGCAAAATTATATGTTCCCCCTGGATTTAGGTGCTAAAGGTTCTTGTCATGTTGGTGGTGTGGTTGCTACCAATGCAGGTGGATTGAGATTATTGCGTTATGGATCACTACATGGCAGTGTGCTAGGTTTGGAAGTAGTCATGCCCAATGGTCAAATCGTTAATAGTATGCATTCCATGAGAAAGGACAACACCGGTTATGACTTAAAACAGCTATTCATCGGCTCTGAAGGTACTATTGGTATCATTACTGGTGTTTCGGTCTTGACGGTACCTAAGCCAAAGGCTTTCAATGTCTCCTACTTGGCTGTTGAGAGCTTCGAAGATGTTCAAAAAGTATTTGTTAGAGCCAGACAGGAGTTATCTGAAATTTTATCAGCTTTTGAGTTCATGGATTCCAAATCTCAAATATTAGCCAAGAGTCAATTGAAAGATGCCGCTTTCCCCTTAGAAGACGAGCATCCATTTTATATTCTTATCGAGACATCAGGATCAAACAAAGATCACGATGACGCTAAACTTGAATCATTCTTAGAAAGCGTCATGGAAGAAGGCGTAGTAACAGATGGTGTGGTGGCACAAGATGAAACTGAGCTGCAAAACTTATGGAAATGGAGAGAAATGATTCCAGAGGCAAGCCAAGCTAATGGTGGTGTTTACAAATACGATGTTTCTCTACCTTTAAAGGATCTATACTCTTTGGTTGACGCCACCAATGCCAGGCTATCTGAAGCTGGATTGGTCGGAGATTCACCCAAACCTGTCGTGGGTGCCATTGGGTATGGCCATGTGGGGGATGGTAATCTACATTTAAACGTTGCTGTTAGAGAATACAACAAGGAAATTGAGAAAGCTTTAGAACCATTTGTTTATGAATTCGTTTCCTCAAAGCATGGTTCCGTGAGTGCTGAGCATGGTTTAGGtttccagaagaaaaattacattGGTTATTCCAAGAGTCCTGAAGAAATTAGAATGATAAAGGATTTAAAAGCACACTATGACCCTAATGCTATTCTAAACCCTTACAAATACgtttga
- the GID12 gene encoding Gid12p: MTTGRIQFAVSTPCNAKGKPSGYRIFEFNNGRLALTPSERGCTKVDVNANIQAFCYLRPNGRDTSTSSDTAHIMDSSDYMILAKSNGFIEIISNYQYKIRSGLRLTPSFILRCTPEDFESNFFSDYMIAGLEYSQGLLYCCMCSGRIYIFVMNLPSDYIQFKNMYNPKFPDCFFNKHEHTSTSHSSEEEKIFEGRTRYTGRSYSKHICYFLLPIEPSHLRSSPVVSSFCNMYQGLPIYRPSMYLHIERGISTFHINPLDRFCFMTVSPRSPLFMRKIILPLTYVTFLSTFIDLKNKTQGGICGEVLSWDNIAQQNGFGSLFSWISNKFTVDSDIINSTIWDDIVRYSGTGMLDSGIVWKQRQGHAKDDIYDLFHTQDMLDSSRRNSSFSATSNEPRPLSRRRRESFQGLTRDAFRETMDVPCSTKWELDSFIRGLRRNTFMIDFEIVEKISHRSGNDGMNEDDSNEDESDETMTSFLTDNYKKMDIVCIDHFVTLSAFRPRYYDEPIIKIDSLSNKNGSENMTYKRAEQNQIDVDEQMAKNETVQFQQALGDLCSFKKLFMLDDSLCFILDTHGVLLINRFEIENTKNLLKNAKGTVRIIPYDFGLINDAIVVIDDIYADPNNVSTLTFHLVATSMAGEITVFKGEFLNDSRLGKLQLCDSLKLNRKDRFVDKLALIDYDGGLNTLKRKFGYDKKNSYAFIVKKVKKD; the protein is encoded by the coding sequence ATGACTACTGGTAGGATTCAATTTGCCGTTTCTACTCCTTGTAATGCTAAGGGAAAACCATCGGGATATAGAATATTTGAATTCAATAATGGCCGGCTTGCGCTGACACCATCAGAGAGGGGCTGTACCAAAGTGGACGTGAATGCAAATATACAGGCATTCTGTTACTTAAGGCCCAATGGGAGAGACACATCGACATCATCAGATACAGCCCACATTATGGATTCGAGTGATTACATGATACTGGCAAAGTCCAACGGGTTTATTGAAATCATAAGCAACTACCAATACAAGATAAGAAGTGGCCTACGATTAACGCCTTCCTTTATCCTTAGATGTACCCCAGAAGACTTTGAGTCAAATTTCTTCAGTGACTATATGATTGCCGGTCTTGAATATAGCCAAGGTTTGTTATATTGCTGTATGTGCTCCGGCAGAATATACATTTTTGTAATGAACCTTCCATCGGATTATATCCAGTTCAAAAACATGTACAATCCTAAATTTCCAGATTGCTTCTTTAACAAGCATGAACACACCAGTACAAGTCATTCTtcagaggaagaaaaaatatttgaaggCCGTACGCGGTATACCGGACGATCATACTCCAAGCACATTTGCTACTTTCTTTTACCTATAGAACCGTCTCATCTGAGATCATCACCTGTAGTATCATCGTTTTGCAATATGTATCAAGGCCTGCCCATATATAGGCCTTCGATGTATTTACATATAGAACGAGGTATTTCTACATTCCACATAAATCCATTGGACCGGTTTTGTTTCATGACTGTGTCACCACGATCGCCACTATTTATGAGAAAGATAATACTGCCATTAACATACGTTACGTTTTTAAGCACTTTCATTGATCTGAAGAATAAAACACAAGGAGGAATATGTGGTGAAGTGCTCTCGTGGGACAATATAGCGCAACAAAACGGATTCGGGTCTTTGTTTAGTTGGATTAGCAACAAATTCACGGTCGATTCTGATATCATAAATTCCACCATCTGGGATGACATTGTAAGATATTCAGGAACAGGGATGTTAGATTCAGGTATCGTATGGAAACAACGCCAAGGTCACGCCAAAGATGATATTTACGATTTATTTCATACCCAAGATATGTTAGATAGTAGCCGCCGGAACTCTTCATTCAGCGCTACCAGTAACGAACCAAGGCCTTTAAGTAGAAGGAGAAGAGAGTCTTTTCAAGGTTTAACCAGGGACGCTTTCAGAGAGACAATGGATGTACCGTGCTCAACAAAATGGGAGTTGGATTCATTCATTCGAGGTCTAAGAAGAAATACGTTTATGatagattttgaaatcgtAGAGAAAATTTCTCATAGAAGTGGGAATGATGGGATGAATGAGGATGATAgcaatgaagatgaaagtgACGAAACAATGACCTCATTTCTAACGGATaattacaagaaaatggaCATTGTGTGCATTGATCATTTTGTGACGTTAAGTGCATTTCGACCTAGATATTATGATGAACCGATAATAAAGATTGATTCGTtatcaaataaaaatggtTCTGAGAATATGACTTATAAAAGAGCTGAGCAAAACCAAATAGACGTTGATGAGCAAATGGCAAAGAATGAGACAGTTCAATTTCAGCAGGCGTTAGGTGATTTATGTTCCTTTAAGAAACTGTTCATGTTGGATGATTCTTTGTGTTTTATACTGGACACACACGGGGTTTTACTAATAAACAGATtcgaaattgaaaacaccAAGAATTTACTAAAGAATGCCAAGGGTACAGTCCGGATAATACCTTATGATTTCGGATTGATTAATGATGCGATAGTGGTAATCGATGATATATATGCGGATCCGAACAATGTTTCCACTTTGACGTTTCATTTAGTAGCAACATCAATGGCAGGAGAGATAACTGTATTTAAGGGCGAGTTTCTTAACGATTCCAGGCTAGGGAAATTACAACTATGCGACTCACTAAAATTGAACAGAAAAGATCGGTTTGTGGACAAACTTGCATTAATTGATTATGATGGTGGTCTCAATACACTGAAGAGGAAATTCGGCTACGACAAAAAGAACTCGTACGCATTCATTgtgaaaaaagtcaaaaaagATTAA
- the AIR2 gene encoding TRAMP complex RNA-binding subunit → MDKGSLPFVVDTAPSNTPDKIVAPSIEEVDSNPSELRALRGQGRYFGVDDDDEDAIKEAAPKCNNCSQRGHLKRDCPXIICTYCGSMDDHYSQHCPKAIKCSQCDEVGHYRSQCPHKWKKVQCSLCKSKKHLKERCPSIWRAYILIDDNQMGKHKVLPFHTIYCYNCGEKGHFGDDCEERRSSRVPNEDGSAFTGSNLSTDLKQEYYQHINRNLKNNENYQFSGSIYDEEPLPKPSHKRHSQNDHSHGNRNKRRVSNFHPPPYQKRNVIQPTIRGETLSINNNSSNHSRYQNQNVNVSSISENMYGSRYNSSAYVNNNDIPNSSNYKNYNSYQPYRSGTLGRRR, encoded by the coding sequence ATGGACAAAGGATCGTTACCGTTTGTCGTTGACACGGCGCCTTCAAACACCCCCGATAAAATTGTAGCGCCCTCCATAGAGGAAGTGGATAGTAATCCCAGCGAATTGAGAGCATTAAGAGGCCAAGGTAGATATTTTGGAGTggacgatgacgacgaagatgCTATCAAGGAAGCAGCTCCAAAGTGTAATAACTGTTCCCAAAGAGGCCATTTGAAAAGGGACTGTCCTYATATAATATGCACCTATTGCGGGTCGATGGATGATCACTATTCTCAACACTGTCCCAAGGCGATCAAGTGCTCGCAATGTGACGAAGTAGGCCATTACAGGTCTCAGTGTCCGcacaaatggaaaaaagtCCAGTGTTCTCTTTGTAAGAGTAAAAAACACTTAAAGGAAAGATGTCCCAGTATATGGAGAGCATATATCTTAATAGATGACAATCAAATGGGGAAACACAAAGTGCTTCCGTTTCATACCATATATTGCTATAATTGTGGCGAAAAGGGTCACTTCGGTGACGATTGCGAGGAAAGGAGGTCGTCAAGAGTGCCTAACGAGGATGGGAGCGCATTCACTGGTTCCAACCTATCGACCGATCTAAAACAAGAATACTACCAGCATATAAATAGAAATTTAAAGAATAACGAAAACTACCAATTCAGTGGGTCTATATACGATGAAGAGCCTCTACCGAAACCTTCTCACAAAAGACATTCACAGAACGATCATTCTCACGGTAACAGAAACAAGCGTAGAGTATCGAATTTCCACCCTCCTCCTTACCAAAAACGCAATGTCATTCAGCCCACCATAAGAGGTGAGACCCTTTCAATTAATAACAATAGTAGTAACCATTCACGGtaccaaaatcaaaacgTAAATGTCTCCTCGATATCTGAAAATATGTACGGTTCCAGATATAACTCTTCCGCTTATGTTAATAACAATGACATTCCCAACTCTTCCAATTATAAGAACTATAATTCTTACCAACCGTATAGAAGCGGGACTTTAGGAAGAAGGAGATAA
- the DLD1 gene encoding D-lactate dehydrogenase, producing the protein MLRNQSCARLVKPIATPKGRLLRRPCYRHVSTGSSANAGGGAGSAASSQWFKYSVIASSATLFGYLFAKNLYSKETKQDLIERLEMVKKIDPENSTLKLSSLDSPDYQHDPVKIDQVVGELKHLLGDDPENYSESTSDLDAHSDTYFNTHHPSSEQRPKIILFPHTTDQVSQILKICHDNNLPVVPFSGGTSLEGHFLPTRIGDTITVDLSKFMNGIVKFDKLDLDITVQAGLPWEDLNDFLGDHGMLFGCDPGPGAQIGGCIANSCSGTNAYRYGTMKENIINMTVVLPDGTVVKTKKRPRKSSAGYNLNGLFVGSEGTLGIVTEATVKCHIKPKAETVAVVSFDTIKDAAACASSLTQNGIQLNAMELLDENMMKLINASESTDRCDWVEKPTMFFKIGGRSTDIVNAVVDEVKAVAQQNHCNSFNFAKDDDEKLELWEARKVALWSVLDADKSKDKSAKVWTTDVAVPLSQFDKVIHETKKDMQASKLINAIVGHAGDGNFHAFIVYRTPEEHEVCSQLVHRMVKRALDAEGTCTGEHGIGIGKREYLVEELGEAPVDLMRKIKLAIDPKRIMNPDKIFKIDPNEPANDYK; encoded by the coding sequence ATGTTAAGAAACCAAAGTTGCGCCAGGCTTGTCAAGCCCATCGCGACCCCTAAAGGAAGACTGCTGAGAAGACCGTGCTACAGGCACGTCTCGACTGGCAGCAGTGCCAACGCTGGCGGCGGCGCCGGCAGCGCCGCCAGCAGCCAGTGGTTCAAGTACTCGGTTATTGCTTCCTCCGCTACGCTGTTCGGCTATCTGTTCGCCAAGAACCTGTACTCTAAGGAGACCAAGCAGGACCTGATCGAGCGGCTGGAGATGGTCAAGAAGATCGATCCGGAGAACTCCACGTTGAAATTGTCCTCGCTGGACTCGCCGGACTATCAGCACGACCCTGTTAAGATCGACCAGGTTGTCGGAGAGCTGAAGCATCTGCTAGGCGACGACCCGGAAAACTACTCCGAGTCGACCTCTGACCTAGACGCTCACTCGGATACATACTTCAACACGCATCATCCGTCCTCGGAGCAGAGACCCAAGATCATTCTGTTCCCTCACACTACCGACCAAGTCTCCCAAATCCTGAAAATATGCCACGATAACAACCTCCCAGTGGTGCCCTTCTCGGGCGGAACCTCTCTTGAGGGCCATTTCTTGCCCACAAGGATCGGCGACACCATTACCGTGGACCTGTCCAAGTTTATGAACGGCATCGTCAAGTTCGACAAACTGGATCTGGACATCACCGTCCAGGCCGGTCTACCGTGGGAAGATTTGAACGACTTCCTGGGCGACCACGGCATGCTGTTCGGCTGTGACCCTGGTCCAGGTGCCCAAATTGGTGGTTGTATTGCTAACTCTTGTTCTGGTACCAACGCCTACCGCTACGGCACCATGAAGGAGAACATCATAAACATGACCGTGGTACTACCTGACGGTACCGTTGtcaagaccaagaaaagacCCAGAAAATCGAGTGCCGGTTATAATCTCAACGGGTTGTTTGTCGGAAGTGAGGGGACTCTGGGCATTGTCACTGAGGCCACTGTCAAGTGTCACATCAAGCCCAAGGCAGAAACCGTCGCTGTTGTGTCCTTTGACACTATCAAGGATGCCGCTGCGTGCGCCTCTAGTCTTACCCAAAACGGTATACAACTGAACGCCATGGAATTGCTGGACGAAAACATGATGAAACTGATCAACGCCTCTGAATCCACAGACAGGTGCGACTGGGTCGAGAAACCAACAATGTTTTTCAAGATTGGCGGCAGATCTACAGACATCGTCAACGCCGTTGTGGATGAAGTCAAAGCTGTTGCCCAACAAAACCACTGCAACAGTTTTAACTTTGCcaaagatgatgacgaaaaattggaacTATGGGAAGCCAGAAAGGTCGCCTTATGGTCCGTGTTAGACGCCGACAAGAGTAAAGATAAATCCGCCAAAGTATGGACCACCGACGTGGCTGTCCCACTATCTCAGTTCGACAAAGTCATTCATGAAACCAAAAAGGACATGCAGGCAAGTAAATTGATCAACGCCATCGTCGGCCATGCAGGTGATGGTAACTTCCATGCCTTCATTGTATATAGGACCCCTGAAGAGCATGAAGTGTGTAGCCAATTGGTCCATAGAATGGTCAAGAGAGCCCTGGATGCCGAAGGTACATGCACAGGTGAGCATGGGATTGGTATCGGTAAAAGAGAGTACTTGGTGGAAGAACTAGGTGAGGCTCCTGTTGATTTGAtgagaaaaatcaaactgGCCATTGATCCGAAGAGAATCATGAACCCGGACAAGATTTTTAAAATTGATCCTAATGAACCCGCCAATGACTATAAATGA